acgatctaagaagctttatttggaaccactaatcagtggagaataaccaggaagttgaataaatctcataagtgttgtgagcaagaagatatgccaccttctatccagatgattccagattacacTACAACAAATATGTGTATTATTAGCATCCGAAAAACGCTATCATATCGTTTTCATAGCGTTTCGAAGAACGCCGTGACAGCCGCAGCTATAATAGACCCCCCTCCTAGCGTAGCGTTTTTCGCGTGCTGTAACAATTTAGAGATATTATAGCATTTTTGCTTTGTTATATTAAACTTATTTATAGCGACTggttttagctattttaaatatttatgtggCAGTTTCTGTGtgctataaaatattttcttatgacaattattttttgtcatgGATTACGTTTTTGTAACTCAGTATTTTTGATCCTGTAATAGCAATGTACGTAAGCCATTGGAAAGTTTAATACAGCATTTTTCTCGTGCTGGGAAGTTTATATTCATAGCTAACACTGAATATACGATTTTTTCTATATTGACACATTTGTTGGTTTGATTTActgaattttgtttattttttgggtTATTGAAATGCAAAATATTGGAAAAAGgagaaatgaaaataagattttttagtAATTGTAACGAAAATAGAAATATGGGAAAAGCATTATGATGCTGACAATTGATTAATCATATAGCAAAGAAACACATACATAAACAACATACATAAACAACAATTAGTAATGACGGCCAGACTTGTTTCGTGAGGACTGTCCTTGTGCTTGTCGTATGTGTCTCATAAGAGACGAGTTTCTGAACATTGGGTCGATGTCTTCTTCAGGTTCCTCAATGTGTGTCAAGTAGCCAAGAGAGCGTCTGTACTCTGCTCTGGTTATCTCCTCCACATCATTCCCGCCCCTGAACTCTGCTCTGGTTATCTCCTCCACATCATTCCCACCCGAGGACTGTCCTCGTTGTTGTTCTGTGTTGAGTGCTTCTTGttgtggtttttgtttttggagtAGTTGTGGTCTCACTCCAGATGCCGGCAGAGCACATACGATGATCTTCCTTCCTTCCATTAGAATTCTAGACTGTAAAGTTAACACAAGTTAGAACTGTAATTGATATTTGATTATGAATATCTTAACTTAAAATGAAAACTTAACAGTAGTTAGATAGATCTATACGGTTACAATACAcataatttgaagaagaaatAATAAATCGAAGATGATATTTGAAGAAGAATAAATGGAAATCGAATATCTCTGACCTTTGAAGAAGTTCCAAACCCAGATCTCTAAGGCTTCGAATCTTTAAGGATCTGTTAAGAGTTGTTACCTTTTTAATTAGAGAAATGTATAATAATCATAAGGATGAGTTAAATCTAGGGTTTAGGCGTTAGAGGGCGCAGACCTATTGATATGGATGAGTTCGATGGAAACCCAGAGAGTGAAATCGAGGTTGCTTAAGAGAGATTCATGGTTGTTTGAGATGGAATGGTGATGTGTAGACAGTGATTAGTGGTGGGTCGAAGTGGGCTCGTGGTGGCACAGAGAGAATTGCGGTTGTTTGAGATAACTCTGTAACCTAGGTTGCGGTGGAGAAGGAAGGAgataaaagacaaaaacaattGTGAACCGTTAGATTAACATTTACGAACGGACATGATTAGAATCCTTGCCTTAAAATAATCAACCAATAGGAAGAGAGGACGAGGATAGATGGATGGTGGATTATGGGCCTTTGATCTTATATCAAATCGATGGCTactaaaaaaagaagagaaattaTGTTTCTgggtatttaaaattattttaaaaatatgtaaaaaaattgtaaaaatttataatcatgattttaaaatataaatctaattttagCATCAATTTGTCAAAATATAAACCACAAAACACTTTAACTACACCAATATACCCTAATCCTCAAACTCAACACTACATATGCTAACACTTTCACAACAAAGATAATGTGGAAAGGGGAACTACATCATATGTTTTGTGATTAACATATCATTTTGTCTTAGTGTGTGTTATAGCATCTTGAAAAAGACCTGAAAACTATAAGTGGAATAAACCTTAAAAGAAATCTCTAAAcctaatcacaaaaaaaacatgagaaTCCTAACCCCTATCATTACCCTAAATTGAAAATAGTGATTTTCTAGCTGAACCAACAAATGGACATTTAGTTTATTGGGCTTTTGTAAAATTGAAATGATAAAATGGATCAAACACAATAACATAAAGTCTTAATTTAGTAAAATCATCCAAACCATACATAGATTAAATTTTTCAACCGAGTACATGAAAAAGAGAAACACACGAGTCATTGAAATACAAAGCCATGTTCTGAAACAGCAAAGAACAAGAACTTAACTAAACAGGAAACACCAAGTCACCATGCTCCTTTTGGTCTTTTGTCAAACCTGTAAATAAAGACATATAACCTtagttttttacattttcatacGGATGCAAGAGAACATGTGAGAAAGAACGCAAAATAAACACAACTCTCACCGTTATAATTTTATCCTCTGGCCAAGCAAGACAGCTGCCTAGTGCATCTTCCATATACTCGATCTCCGACGAAGTCCTCCACACAGCTGCATCTTTCACCTTGACAACATCCACAAAGACTCTACAAGCACCAAGCCCCAATGCCTGAAAGTGGACAAGATGCTCAGGATTACTCGAAGACCATCGTCCTTCAGCGACGACGACATTGTTTCCAGATATATCCAGCAGCTGGATTTTTTGATTTGGCTTGAATTTGTTACGCTGGAATCACACAAAGCAAAATCGAAGCCAAAATTCAAGCATCATCCCAGAACAAATCAACTAATTGAAGAAAAGAAAGTACCTCAGATCTGCGTAGAGGAGATGCTGGAGTAAATGGTTTCTTAGGAGCTGGTGGTGTTAATGGAGACTTCTGATTCTTAGAAGATGAACTCACTGCTTTAGAATCTGATTGTTGACGACGAGGAGAATCTGTCATATCCGATTCAAACACAACGCAATTTGCAGGCCATGCTACATAACAGTTCATAAAATCCTCCATAGTTGTCTTTCCTACAGTAGGCCTCCATATGTATGCCGTTGGGTTTAGGACCTCATCAACATAAACTTTTACTGCATTAGGACCAAGAGGGAGTCCATTGACCAATGATTTTGGTTCTTTTGTCTGCCATCGGCCTACAGCAACCACTTCCTCCTTCTTTATATAGTCCATGAGTTTGCATTTGTTAACTGAACCTGTGAAGGGGCTCTGCCAAAGACAACAAAGACGGGATAAAAAGGACTCAGAATCATACTCATGTATAGAGAGAAAACATAATCAGCTACAGAGGGAGAAGAAACTTAACGTTAGGAGCATTGTCCTCTGGAATGAGACCTGCTGTTGCAACAATACAGTGATCAGAATGCCATGCAATCATTTCGCCAACTGCATCCTCCAAAGTAAACATATTCTGTGCAGGGCGCCATAAAAAGGTGTCTGCTTTTATTGCAGTTTCAACTAAAACCTTCACCGCGTGAGGCCCTAAAGGAATCCCATTAACTAACTCATCAGCTTCAGCTGAAACCACCCTTCCCTCAGCAACTTTCACATCGACAGAAGCCCAGTCAACCAGATAACACTTGGGAAGTGATCTGGTATTATTTACACTCTACATGAAGAACAAGCAATGTCAAACCAATTCATATATACAATTCCATAGATAGAGTAAGGCAGATGAACTCAATTCATACCTGGTTTTCACTGACATCAGTTGCAGGTCCCTGATTATTCATTCTGCGAAGGGCCTTCTGTAAATCATTAACCTGTTCCTGCATGTACACCTGTTTTTGTTCCATTGCAGCGATATAGCTGTCCTTAACCTGTAAACAATTCAATTTGGTCATGCTAATGCCTCTGCCCATCGCCCGCAACCGCCCAGGTTGATCAGGTCCCAATATCTGAGATAGCATATCATGCTTTGGATTCGTTGTCGTTGAATCGGCATGACCCTCAAGTTCGATCTCTGATGCCTTTTTCTGGAAAGacattaaaatttcaataacCACAAAGCAGCAACCAGCCAATCCAACTTCTTAGAAGCAATATGAAAGATTAAAACTTACAATCTTTTCAGCTGCATTAACATTGACAGGAGTACCATCCTTCTTTGTTCGTGATTTCACCCAAACTCGTAGCCTCGACACTTTTGATGGATCTTCGCTAGACTTGACCAAATCTTCTCTCAGCCTGACCATGCCTTTACGGCCGCAGGTGTGAGGAATCTGCTTCtgtcttctttctttgtaaGAGTCGCTGACAACCTTAAAGGCTTGACTGGTCTTATCTCTGACAAATTTACGCCATTCAGCTGTAGTTACATTGTTTGGTTGCAGGCTCATCCTAGCTTTAATAGTTGGAGCTTTCCTAACAGATGTTACCAGACGTGATTTGGATGCTCTCCACAAACATCCCATCTGTTTAAACACAGCAACCTTTTTGAAGTCTTCGTCCAAATCAAACCTCATCTGCAGTCAGCAATGAGACATATTAAAATACAAGTTAAATGGATTGgaagtaaaagtaaaaaaaaatatgtttaccTCAATAGATTTCCAAAGAACAGTCTTGATTTCTTCACTGACTTGTCTCCAGTTATCAATGATCACCGGCACATGTTCACGTACTAAGGGACCCAAGTAAGAGGATAACAATACTGAACCTGGACCACAGGGATCCCCCATATCTGTGAAGTCGACATGTTGCCGTTCATTTGGATCCTTGGCAATGTGTTTCATCTTTGTAGGTCCTCGACGTCTTTTACGTTGTGATGTACTAGCTGTGTCAGTCTGAGTCTGCACTCCATCAGCTCCAGCAAcagcttcctcttcttcctccatttCGTTCTGATTCTCCTCCCCCAAGTCTTGTGCTTCTTCCTCCATTTCATTCTGAATCTCCTCTCCCAACTCCTGTGCTTCTTCCTCCATTTCATTCTGATTCTCCTCTCCCAACTCCTGTGCTTCTTCCTCCATTTCATTCTGATTCTCCTCCCCCAACTCCTGTGCTTCTTCCACCATTTCATCTGAGACTGCTCTGGTTGTTATATGTTCGATGAATTGCTCTTCATCTGCAACCTCCATTTCTACATCTGTCTGCTTCTTCGCACGCTTGGGCACACGCTTGGGCACACGCTTGTTCCTCTGGTTTCCCATCTTAGTTCACTCCTGCTGAAATAGAAAAGAGTTGGTAAGTATGAAAGAAAATCAGATGtaagaaacaaacaacaaacaagaATTAGATACTTccaaaacacaaacaaacaacacGCAAAACACACTCAAAGCAACTGATCAGAAATAGATAATTCCATAACACAATTCACATACACAGATTCCTGCCCATTATCTTATATCCCACCTTCTccaataaaccaaaaaaatcagaTTATGGGCAGGAATCTGGAATCACAACTTCTccaatataaacaaaaaatcaagTTATGGCCATCAACCAAAAAATCACAACTTATGGCCATCATCCAAAAAATCACAACTTCTCCTTTTCAAACATATATTCCTTCACAGTCAGCTCTGGCATTTCTAGATTCATCAACTAAATCATCAACATCCATGGCCACTACTGCTGGCATTGGACCAACATCCAAATGTCCATCCTCAGCATCTTCCTCACGGTATCTTCTTGTAGGCCCTCTCATAGCTACATACCAACTTGATGACTCATCTACTCTTGAGTAAAAGACTTGCTTTGCTTGTGAGGCGAGGATGTATGGATCTCTAGCATAAGCCATTTGACTTTGGTTGAGGTTCACTAGTGTGAAGCCATCTTCTACCTTGACTCCGTTACCTATATTTGCCCACTGACAGCGAAATACAGGAATGTAAAATGTATTGTAATCGATCAGCAGAATCTCCAACACTCTGCCATAGTATGTTACCAAGTCAACCATCTGCGAAGTATCTTTTGCACTTGATCTACACATAGCTGTTGCCTCATATAGAACACCACTGTTCTGGCTTTGTCTGTCAACTGAAATCGTGTGGAACCGCAGACCATTAACTATGTAACCAGTGTAAGACCTAGAGCTAACACGAGGTCCGTAGGCCAGCCATTTGAGTGTCTCGTCGTGATGGTCTGAGCTAATAGGTATCTATAAAAAGATATGTTGTGTCAATACATATGTATAGCCAAAGCCAGGAAACTAAATTGTTGATCATATTATGAGAACTACCTGCTCTTTTAACCAAGAAGCAAATTTCTGTGAATGCATTCTCCATAATATTGTTGCATCACGTCTACATTTTTCATTAGTGTCTTGTAGATGCTGTAGATGCATGCTTCAAAAGGATTCAAACAGAGTATTAGCAACTTAATAAACTAACAACCCGCAGTAACTACAAAACAAAAAGTAGCTTTGAAAGACTTACTCCACATAAGGTTCGACGATAGTCATATTCTGAATCACAGCAAGATGTACAATGCTCATATCCTTCTCAGAAAGAACACAACAAGTGCCAGCAGATATTGGACGACCTTCAAGAATAGAGCTACTCTCATACTCAGCGTTTCTATCAGGTTTCTCCTCATAACCTGTTGTTTTTTTCAAGAACTGACTGCAAAACCTAACACATTCCTCTGCGAGATACGCTTCAGCAATACAACCCTCTGGCCTTGCAAGGTTTCTGACAAAGTCTTTCAGCACCTTCATGAATCTCTCAAATGGGTACATCCAACGGAAATGAACTGGTCCACATAACCGAGCTTCCCTGCCTAGATGAACTACCAAATGCACCATTATATCAAAGAAACTTGGAGGAAAAAAACGCTCAAACATGCAGAGTGTTTCCACAATTTCCTCCTCCATTGCTGTAATTTTGTCTACATCAATTACCCGCTGACAGAGATGATGGAAGAAAGCACAGAGGCGTCGAATAGCTATCCTAACACCTTTAGGTAATAACCCTGTCCAAATTATAAATGGAGAAGCTGTTGCATCAGGACATCTAAATCTTGACTAATACAAAGTTTAAAGACTCAGTTGATACCTCTGATAGCAACCGGAAGAAGCTGTTGCATCAATACATGGTAATCATGTGATTTCAACCCTGATATCTTAGATTCTTCCAACTTCACACACCTTGATATATTTGAGCAATAACCATCCGGACCTCTGAAGTCTGATAACCGCTTGCAGAATAATTTTTTCTCTTTGCTGGACAGAGACCAAGGAGCTGGAGGAAGGTATGTTCTTTTTCCACGGGGTTGAGGATGTAAATCCTTCCTAATGCCAAGCAGTTCTAGATCTTTCCTCGCGTTAAGACCGTCTTTAGATTTTCCACAATGCAACAATGTTGCTATAAGGCTTGCAGCAACATTTCTTTCCACGTGCATAACGTCTAAGTTGTGTCTTACCGGTAGATCctatacaaaacaaacaaagataaTAGTGTCAAAGAAAGGTGGTGACTGCACAGGTCATAAAAACTGATATCTCTTCAGATTAGAAACATACCTCCCAATAAGGTAACTTGAAAAAGACTGACCGCTTCTTCCATCTAGATAGCTCTTCCTCATCAactgcttcttcctcttcctcttcctctgaaTCACTGGATTCATCATCCGTATTGGAGTCTGATCCAACCGTCTCATTAATCTTCCTCTTCCTTCCAGTTACTTTCACTTTTCCAAAATCATTCTTGTAGTTTCTGAGTATATGACTTATGTTATGACCACTCAGAATTCTACCTTTTTTCCCATGCTCTGCTTTCCCATCAAACCAAGCTTTCTTTCCTCGATAAGGATGTGTGGGAGGAAGACCTTTCCGGTGGGACATATAAACGTGCTTCCTGCAGTTAGTCAACCACATCGTGTCTGTGTTTTTCCCACACACTGGACAACCCATTTTCCCCTTTACTTTGCAGCCTGCGAGattaccatatgctggaaaatccTGAATGGTCCAGAGAAGCATTGCTCTTAATGTGAAAGTCGTGTGGCTGACTGCATCATATGTTACCTCTCCTTTCTCCCACAGGTGGTTAAGATCCTCTATAAGCGGTTCTAAGTACACATCAATGTTGTTACCAGGTTGGGTTGGACCAGGAATGAGCAACGACAACATGATGTTCTCCTCCTTCATACACTTTTCAGGTGACAGGTTGTAAATGACAAGCAAAACGGGCCAGCAACTGTAGTTCACATTCTTCATGCTGAAAGGATTGAACCCATCAGTGGACAGCCCAAGCCGAAGATTCCTTTCTTCAGCGGCAAATG
The window above is part of the Raphanus sativus cultivar WK10039 unplaced genomic scaffold, ASM80110v3 Scaffold3944, whole genome shotgun sequence genome. Proteins encoded here:
- the LOC130507048 gene encoding uncharacterized protein LOC130507048, whose product is MDLSYKMREDWYHHGEVISGTDSRSSASEKSNEILGLYQAAAYVDEEFLRHGDLSEVAEGEDKAEDEFLAKLADAETPLYPSCGNHSKLSAIVSLFRIKTQNGWSDRSFDLLLETLPQMLPKDNVLHTSLYEVKRFLRSFDMGYEKIHACVNDCCLFRKEFEKLDKCPKCNASRWKSNLRTGDVKKGIPQKVLRYFPIIPRLKRMFRSEDMSKDLRWHFSNKSTDGKSRHPVDSVTWDQMNDRYPSFAAEERNLRLGLSTDGFNPFSMKNVNYSCWPVLLVIYNLSPEKCMKEENIMLSLLIPGPTQPGNNIDVYLEPLIEDLNHLWEKGEVTYDAVSHTTFTLRAMLLWTIQDFPAYGNLAGCKVKGKMGCPVCGKNTDTMWLTNCRKHVYMSHRKGLPPTHPYRGKKAWFDGKAEHGKKGRILSGHNISHILRNYKNDFGKVKVTGRKRKINETVGSDSNTDDESSDSEEEEEEEAVDEEELSRWKKRSVFFKLPYWEDLPVRHNLDVMHVERNVAASLIATLLHCGKSKDGLNARKDLELLGIRKDLHPQPRGKRTYLPPAPWSLSSKEKKLFCKRLSDFRGPDGYCSNISRCVKLEESKISGLKSHDYHVLMQQLLPVAIRGIN
- the LOC130507047 gene encoding uncharacterized protein LOC130507047 produces the protein MGNQRNKRVPKRVPKRAKKQTDVEMEVADEEQFIEHITTRAVSDEMVEEAQELGEENQNEMEEEAQELGEENQNEMEEEAQELGEEIQNEMEEEAQDLGEENQNEMEEEEEAVAGADGVQTQTDTASTSQRKRRRGPTKMKHIAKDPNERQHVDFTDMGDPCGPGSVLLSSYLGPLVREHVPVIIDNWRQVSEEIKTVLWKSIEMRFDLDEDFKKVAVFKQMGCLWRASKSRLVTSVRKAPTIKARMSLQPNNVTTAEWRKFVRDKTSQAFKVVSDSYKERRQKQIPHTCGRKGMVRLREDLVKSSEDPSKVSRLRVWVKSRTKKDGTPVNVNAAEKIKKASEIELEGHADSTTTNPKHDMLSQILGPDQPGRLRAMGRGISMTKLNCLQVKDSYIAAMEQKQVYMQEQVNDLQKALRRMNNQGPATDVSENQSVNNTRSLPKCYLVDWASVDVKVAEGRVVSAEADELVNGIPLGPHAVKVLVETAIKADTFLWRPAQNMFTLEDAVGEMIAWHSDHCIVATAGLIPEDNAPNSPFTGSVNKCKLMDYIKKEEVVAVGRWQTKEPKSLVNGLPLGPNAVKVYVDEVLNPTAYIWRPTVGKTTMEDFMNCYVAWPANCVVFESDMTDSPRRQQSDSKAVSSSSKNQKSPLTPPAPKKPFTPASPLRRSERNKFKPNQKIQLLDISGNNVVVAEGRWSSSNPEHLVHFQALGLGACRVFVDVVKVKDAAVWRTSSEIEYMEDALGSCLAWPEDKIITV
- the LOC108834514 gene encoding uncharacterized protein LOC108834514, producing the protein MEEEIVETLCMFERFFPPSFFDIMVHLVVHLGREARLCGPVHFRWMYPFERFMKVLKDFVRNLARPEGCIAEAYLAEECVRFCSQFLKKTTGYEEKPDRNAEYESSSILEGRPISAGTCCVLSEKDMSIVHLAVIQNMTIVEPYVDMHLQHLQDTNEKCRRDATILWRMHSQKFASWLKEQIPISSDHHDETLKWLAYGPRVSSRSYTGYIVNGLRFHTISVDRQSQNSGVLYEATAMCRSSAKDTSQMVDLVTYYGRVLEILLIDYNTFYIPVFRCQWANIGNGVKVEDGFTLVNLNQSQMAYARDPYILASQAKQVFYSRVDESSSWYVAMRGPTRRYREEDAEDGHLDVGPMPAVVAMDVDDLVDESRNARADCEGIYV